The following proteins come from a genomic window of Rutidosis leptorrhynchoides isolate AG116_Rl617_1_P2 chromosome 10, CSIRO_AGI_Rlap_v1, whole genome shotgun sequence:
- the LOC139872522 gene encoding probable WRKY transcription factor 56 — protein MDKFASVIPYNSSSSTSPKAVSSHLSLNLKNNYSHEAYSNNYNNNNNYSRSNQLEDDGDHALHGNNNHLPNYRTDEVVEDGVSPTSSELANNDGNESNSASGSRKNYVKKGEKKIRKPKCAFQTRSQVDILDDGYRWRKYGQKAVKNNKFPRSYYRCTYQGCSVKKQVQRLSRDEGIVVTTYEGTHSHPIEKSNDNFEHILTQMQIYSSC, from the exons ATGGATAAGTTTGCATCAGTAATTCCTTACAATTCATCATCTTCAACTTCACCAAAAGCAGTTTCTTCACATCTCTCACTTAATCTAAAGAACAATTACTCGCATGAAGCTTAtagtaacaattataataataataataattatagtcgtTCCAATCAACTAGAGGATGATGGTGATCATGCTTTACATGGAAACAACAACCACTTACCTAATTATAGAACGGATGAAGTAGTGGAGGATGGTGTTTCGCCAACTAGTAGTGAATTAGCAAATAATGATGGTAACGAATCAAATTCAGCGTCTGGATCCAGAAAGAATTATGTAAAGAAAGGCGAAAAGAAGATTAGGAAACCAAAGTGTGCATTTCAAACGAGAAGTCAAGTTGATATACTAGACGATGGTTATCGATGGAGAAAATATGGTCAAAAAGCCGTCAAGAACAATAAGTTCCCCAG AAGCTACTATCGATGTACATATCAAGGATGCAGCGTAAAGAAGCAAGTCCAAAGGCTATCGAGAGATGAGGGGATTGTTGTGACGACTTATGAAGGAACACATTCACATCCGATTGAGAAATCTAACGATAACTTTGAGCATATCTTAACTCAAATGCAAATCTATTCTTCTTGCTAA